The genomic DNA TTTTGCGGAGTTGTTGGATTAAAAGTAACTTATGGAAGAGTTTCAAGATATGGTGTTATGAGTATGGCGTCTTCTTTAGATACGATTGGAACAATAACAAAAACAGTGGAAGACTCCGCGATTGTGTTAAAAGAAATAGCGGGATATGATAAATATGATTCTACAACGCCAAAAGCAAAAGTTGACGATTATTTGCGTGAATTGCAAGGTAATATTAGAGGGTTAAAAATTGGTGTTCCAAAAGAATATTTTATTAAAGAATCAAGTCCGGAAATTAAAAAGAATATTAGCAAAGCAGTTAAAAAGCTTGAAAGTTTAGGCTGTGAAATTATTGATATTAGCCTTCCGCATACTAAATACGCTATTGCTGTTTATTATATTATTGTTCCATCAGAAGTTAGTTCTAATATGGCAAGATATGACGGAGTTAGATATGGTTATTCAATAACTAATGACAAAAATGAAATACCAAAAGATTTAATGGATATTTACGCAAAAAGCAGGGCAAAGGGATTTGGAGCGGAAGTGAAAAGAAGAATAATGATTGGGACTTATTCTTTGTCAGCTGGATATTACGACGCTTATTATAAAAAAGCAATGCAGGTTAGAACTTTGATTAAAAAAGATTTTGATAATGCTTTTGAAAAAGTTGACGCATTATTAGCTCCTGTTGCTCCTGATATTGCTTTTAAAATAGGAGAAAAAATAGATAATCCTTTGCAGATGTATTTGGAAGATATTTTTACCGCGCCTGTTAATTTGGCAGGGGTTCCATCTCTTGCGATTCCTTTTGGCAAAACAAATAAAATGCCATTAAGCGTTCAGATTATAGGCAAGCATTTTGATGAAAAAACAATTTTAAAAATAGGGCATAAACTCACTCAAACACATTAATATAGTAATATAAGTTCAAAATTCAAAACTCAAAGTTCCCTGCCTGCTAGCAGGCAGGAAAATTATAACTAAAAATTTAAAACAATAAATAAAATAGGAAATTTTTAGTTTTTAATTTTAGTTTTGCATTTTGATTTTTGCATTTTGAATTATTTTTTATGTATTATGACAAATGGCAAAATATAATAGCAATGGTTGAGGAAAAATTTGGAATTTTAGACAAAAAAGAAAAGCAAGAAGAAATTGGAAAAGATGTAAACAGTAATGATGTTTTCGAAAAAAGCGAAATTATTGAATTTAAAGGTCCATTGGGAAAAATAAAATTGGAATTAATCACGCGCCCGATTGTTTTGGAAAAAAAGACTAATTTTTCACGCAGGATCGGAGGAGATGTCGGCGTGGAATATATTTATTCTGATTCTGAGGAAGTTTCAAAATTTAAGGCTTATAAATGGAGCGATGAGCAAAATGATTGGACGGAAATAGACGCGGATATGTTCACCAATTAATATATGCAATATTTAACAGCTGGAATAAGCGCTTTTTTAATTTCAATCTTTTTTACAATTTTAGTAAAAATTTTAGCTTGGCGTTTTCGCATAATTGACAAGCCTGGTTTTTGGCGAAAAGTCCATAACCGGCCAACGCCTCTTCTCGGAGGAACAGCAATTTTTTTAAGTTTTTTTACTGTTTCTTTTTTTTATGTTTTTTTTAGTGATTTGATTATTGAAAAATATATAAGCCTTATAATGATGGCTGGAATTTGGTTAGGCGGACTGATTATTATTTTTGGAGGATTTTTAGATGACAAAAAAAGCCTTGATCCTATTAAACAAGTAATTTCCCCAATATTTGCGGTTTGCGTGGTTATAGCTGTGGGAATTAAAATAGGTTATATTACAAATCCTTTTGGCGGAATTATTGATTTTAATAATTTTCAATTTTTGTCAATTATTTTGACATTTTTTTGGCTCTTGGGAATGAGCTATACAACAAAAATTTTGGACGGGCTTGACGGCTTAACAACGGGAATAACTTTGATTGGAACAATAATTATATTTATTGTAAGTTTATTTTTAGGACCATTAATATTGCCGGAAGTAGGGCTGTTGGCAATAATTTTTGGAGGATCGCTTTTAGGATTTTTAATTTTTAATTGGCATAAAGCGTCTATTTTTTTAGGAGAAGGCGGAAGCCTGTTTTGCGGTTTTATGCTAGGTATTTTAGCTATTGTGACTGACGGCAAGATTGCTATTACTTTTTTAGTTATGGGAATACCGATAATTGATTTGTTATTTGTTGTAATTAAAAGAATTTTTAAAAAAGAATCTCCGTTTTCGCATGCTGACAAAAAACATCTTCATTTTCAATTATTGGATATTGGTTTTTCGCACAAGCAATCTGTAATTTTTCTTTGTTTTTTAACGTCAATTTTAGGAGGAGTTGGATTATTTTTTAAAAGCCAAGGAAGATTAATGGCTATTTTTATTTTATTATTTTTAATGTTATTAAACGCCTGTTTTTTGT from Patescibacteria group bacterium includes the following:
- the gatA gene encoding Asp-tRNA(Asn)/Glu-tRNA(Gln) amidotransferase subunit GatA, giving the protein MLNKLTIKQTHQGLINKDFSCCELTKSYIKEIEKKNKNINAFITTSFDLAKEQAKNIDKKIKQHENLKPLAGVPFSIKDCFCAKGIQATAGSNILRNYMPCFDATSVKKIKKQGAVILGKVNTDEFTMGASTETSAFGVTKNPLDLKRVSGGSSGGSAASVASNMAAYSLATDTGGSIRQPAAFCGVVGLKVTYGRVSRYGVMSMASSLDTIGTITKTVEDSAIVLKEIAGYDKYDSTTPKAKVDDYLRELQGNIRGLKIGVPKEYFIKESSPEIKKNISKAVKKLESLGCEIIDISLPHTKYAIAVYYIIVPSEVSSNMARYDGVRYGYSITNDKNEIPKDLMDIYAKSRAKGFGAEVKRRIMIGTYSLSAGYYDAYYKKAMQVRTLIKKDFDNAFEKVDALLAPVAPDIAFKIGEKIDNPLQMYLEDIFTAPVNLAGVPSLAIPFGKTNKMPLSVQIIGKHFDEKTILKIGHKLTQTH
- a CDS encoding MraY family glycosyltransferase, with the translated sequence MQYLTAGISAFLISIFFTILVKILAWRFRIIDKPGFWRKVHNRPTPLLGGTAIFLSFFTVSFFYVFFSDLIIEKYISLIMMAGIWLGGLIIIFGGFLDDKKSLDPIKQVISPIFAVCVVIAVGIKIGYITNPFGGIIDFNNFQFLSIILTFFWLLGMSYTTKILDGLDGLTTGITLIGTIIIFIVSLFLGPLILPEVGLLAIIFGGSLLGFLIFNWHKASIFLGEGGSLFCGFMLGILAIVTDGKIAITFLVMGIPIIDLLFVVIKRIFKKESPFSHADKKHLHFQLLDIGFSHKQSVIFLCFLTSILGGVGLFFKSQGRLMAIFILLFLMLLNACFLYLVYKKKKNTRLI